TTCGCTGATTGCCTTGACCGCCGTCCTGAGCGCTCGCGCAACTTCCTGATGATAGCGCTCGATCACCTCCCGAGTGGCCTTGCTGACCACCACCTCTTCCTCGATCCTTTGCAGGCCGACCTTCACCAGGTTGGTCTCGATCACGTCGCCGATCTGCTCCAGGTGGTTGGCCACCTGCAGCAGCTTCATGACCTCGGAAGATTCCTCCGCGGACATTTCTCCACTGCTGATCTTACCCAGGTACTTCACGATATGGCCGTGCAACGCATCGATGTCGGAGTCCATGGCGGCAAGGGCACCGAGCTGCTCCTCGTCGCCAGAGACGACCGCCGGAAGCGATTTTTCGAGCATGCCCTCGACATGTTCGCCCAAGCGACCGATCTCGCGCCGCGCCCTATCCAGGGCCAGGGGCACGGTCGAAAGCAGCTCATCGTCCAGGTACTTGGGCTGGATCACGACCGGTTCCACCACCGGCTTGTCCGGCACGACCCATTCGCAGAAGCGCGCAACCAGACTGGCCAGCGGCAGGAAGAGGATCGAGAAGAGGACATTGAAGACCGTGTGGGCGTTGGCGATCTGTCTCGGCGTCTCGGCGGCCAGACGGTCCATGCCCGTAAGCCCTTCCGCCGTCGGCGAGATCACGCGCACGAAATCAGCCAGGTATGGAATGAACCACACCATGAGGGCGACACCGGCAATGTTGAAGGTCACGTGGGCAACGGCCACGCGGACGGCTTCTCGCGGCTTGCCGATCGCCGCGAGCCCCGCGGTGACGCAGGTCCCGATGTTCGCACCCATGATCAGTGCGATGCCGCCCTCCAGGCTGATCAGGCCTTGCGTCGCCATGGCGATCACGACGCCGGTCGTGGCGGAGGACGACTGCACCAGGCCGGTGAAGACCGCGGCGATAAGGATCCCCAAGGCCGGCACCGAGACCTCTTGCATGAGCTCGATGAAAGGCTCGAAGCTTCGCAGGGGTTTCATGGCCGAGCTCATGAGGCCCATACCGAAGAAGATCAGGCCCAGCCCCATGATCAGCATGCCGTAGTGCTTTCTCCGATCCGTCTTGCCGGTGAAGATCAATACGAAACCGACGCTGACCAGCAGAAGGGCGTAGTGGGTGACCTTGAAGGCAACGATCTGCGCGGTGACCGTGGTGCCGATGTTGGCGCCGAAGATCACCCCGACCGCCTGGGAAAGGGACATGAGGCCCGCCGTGACGAAGCCGACCAACATGACCGTCGTCACCGATGACGACTGAATCACCGCCGTAACGAAGGCACCGGTGAGGACCCCCATGAAGCGATTGGTGGTCAACTTGCCGAGGACGTCCTTCATCCGGTTCCCCGCCACCTTCCGGAGGGCCTCGGCCATCTGTTCCATGCCGAAGAGGAAGATGGCGAGGCCGCCGACGAGCTGCATCCCCATGTTCCACCAGTTGATGCCCTTGTCTCCGGCGGCGGCCAGCGCCGGCATTGCCGCCAGCACTAGGACAGCCGTCAGGATCAGGACCAGCGCGGCTTGCCCGCTCCCGTTCAACGCGGCGTATCGGTAAATTGGCTTCATCACAGGCCTTCCCCCCGGGTGCTCTTGGGCCGTCGCCAGGCCCTAGCTTTGGTTCTTCTGGTTCTTCTGGTTCTTGTCGGTCTTGACGATGGTCACTGGAATCGACGACATCTGCACGACCCGCTCTGCCTTCGAACCAAGCAGGAGATGCGGCAAACCAGTACGCCCGCGACTGCCCATCACAATCAGCCGCGCGCGCCTGGCCTCCGCGATCTCGAGAATGCGGGTTGCCGGAATGCCCTTGACCAGGACCTTCTCCACAGTCTTGAGAGCGCCAAGCTCGGCGTGCCCGGCCTCGAGCTCCGCGAGGAACTGGTCGAGCATCTCGCCCGCGACATCCTCCATCGGCCGAAGCACGTCCTCGTCGCTTTTCATGTACGAGCCCGGCGCGTCTCCGGGGTCATGCACCACGTGGAGCACAACGACCCGCGCATTCACGACACCTGCGTAGGTGCAGGCCCAGAGCAGGGCCGCCGCGGAATCGGGAGCAAAATCGACCGCCACCAGGATCGGGCCCTCATCAGGGCTCGAGCCTTTCGGCGCCTTCGAGGTTTTTTCGGCCAATTTCGCCCTCCCCTAGCTGATCAACGCCCCTCGAAATCTCCGCGCTGCGAGCGAAGAGACATCCAGCGCCGTCTCCGAGCCCTGTTGCCAGGACCGATACCGCAACCATCCCCTCCCCCGCCTTCGCGGGGGCCCGACAACTGAAAGACCCGGTTCTCCAGGTCGCGGCTCTCACTGTACGTCAAGGCATTACAGCCGCGTCGAAGAAGAGGCTCCTTGACATGGATCAATTCGCGGAAGGTCACGGAGCCCTAGTTTGGCCCCGCGGTGGAACTCCTCGTTGGTCCAGGTCGAATGAGACGAACTTGGCCGGGGGATTGCGCGGCGGACCCTTTGCGCCGAGACCAATACCCACGGGATAACCGATGCCTAAACCTGGGATAGTCATGGCATAGAGCGGTTCGATCAATAGCAGGGGTAAGGCGGATGGAGTGGGCCTACGGCCAACTGCTGCAGCATTGGGACGCGACGGTGGCCTTCTTCGCCTTCGACGCGGCGCGTCTCCTTGCGCCTGGCATGATCGCGGCGCTCATTCTCCAGTTCCTGCTGTTCTTTTTCTCGGCTTTCTTCTCGGGTTCCGAGACCGCCCTGTTCTCGCTCTCGCGGCTCGACCTGCAGAAACTGCGCCGCGACCGCCATCCCCGCTCGGACGTGCTGCACGCGCTCTTGGACCAGCCGCGACGCCTCATCATCTCGATCCTCTGCGGCAACGAGTTGGTCAACATCGCGGCGACCGCCAACCTAGCCGGCATCCTGGTCAATCTCTACGGACCGGAGCGTGCCGGCTGGATCAATGTGCTGGTCATGTTTCCCCTTCTGCTGCTGCTCGGAGAAGTCACGCCGAAAACAATCGCGGTCAGCAATCCGCTGAAGATCAGCGCAAATGTTGTGGCCGGCCCCCTCAGTGTCTGGGTCCGCATGGTCATGCCTCTGCGGCGCGTCGTGCGAATTGCGGCCGATCAGATCACCACCTGGATCGTCGGCAAGGAGCTGGCACCGGAGAACATCCTGCAGGTCGACGAGTTCCGCACCCTCCTGGCTGATGTTGCCGAGGAGGGCGTGCTGGACGCGACCGAGCGCGTCTTGATCGACAACCTGCTGGAAGCCGGCGAGACCGAGATCATCGAGATCATGACGCCCCGCACCCGCGTGAAGTTCCTCAAGGACGATATGAGCGTGCCCCAGATCGTCGAGAGATTCCGCGAGATCAAGCACCCGAGGGTTCCGGTCTGCCACGAGCAGCACGACTCCCTGGTCGGCTTCATCCATGCCGAAGATATCCTGCGGCTGGTCCTCGACAACGCCGAC
Above is a genomic segment from Kiloniellales bacterium containing:
- a CDS encoding universal stress protein encodes the protein MAEKTSKAPKGSSPDEGPILVAVDFAPDSAAALLWACTYAGVVNARVVVLHVVHDPGDAPGSYMKSDEDVLRPMEDVAGEMLDQFLAELEAGHAELGALKTVEKVLVKGIPATRILEIAEARRARLIVMGSRGRTGLPHLLLGSKAERVVQMSSIPVTIVKTDKNQKNQKNQS
- a CDS encoding Na/Pi cotransporter family protein — translated: MKPIYRYAALNGSGQAALVLILTAVLVLAAMPALAAAGDKGINWWNMGMQLVGGLAIFLFGMEQMAEALRKVAGNRMKDVLGKLTTNRFMGVLTGAFVTAVIQSSSVTTVMLVGFVTAGLMSLSQAVGVIFGANIGTTVTAQIVAFKVTHYALLLVSVGFVLIFTGKTDRRKHYGMLIMGLGLIFFGMGLMSSAMKPLRSFEPFIELMQEVSVPALGILIAAVFTGLVQSSSATTGVVIAMATQGLISLEGGIALIMGANIGTCVTAGLAAIGKPREAVRVAVAHVTFNIAGVALMVWFIPYLADFVRVISPTAEGLTGMDRLAAETPRQIANAHTVFNVLFSILFLPLASLVARFCEWVVPDKPVVEPVVIQPKYLDDELLSTVPLALDRARREIGRLGEHVEGMLEKSLPAVVSGDEEQLGALAAMDSDIDALHGHIVKYLGKISSGEMSAEESSEVMKLLQVANHLEQIGDVIETNLVKVGLQRIEEEVVVSKATREVIERYHQEVARALRTAVKAISEEDREAALSVKVMKKEMSDLAESTARHQVGRLVADEPNRLETFTREMEIIENLSRIYRLCRKIARMGWIEEPVPGISQAA
- a CDS encoding hemolysin family protein, with the translated sequence MEWAYGQLLQHWDATVAFFAFDAARLLAPGMIAALILQFLLFFFSAFFSGSETALFSLSRLDLQKLRRDRHPRSDVLHALLDQPRRLIISILCGNELVNIAATANLAGILVNLYGPERAGWINVLVMFPLLLLLGEVTPKTIAVSNPLKISANVVAGPLSVWVRMVMPLRRVVRIAADQITTWIVGKELAPENILQVDEFRTLLADVAEEGVLDATERVLIDNLLEAGETEIIEIMTPRTRVKFLKDDMSVPQIVERFREIKHPRVPVCHEQHDSLVGFIHAEDILRLVLDNADLDALALEQIMHPPVVVPPTKYVDEMFDFFQNNNARAAAVINEFGGVEGFITMRDTINFIFGEISEGVAGQELYEERDENIFEVRGDMKLTDFDDLTNFGIEDPRMTTIGGVVFRYLDRLPKVGDLVAMDGYVATVLEMDGHRLARVRVAKGTLEEMKEADDQPDDQQGQDATVTENDETADAPPPHPDEGGPESEALADKSVGAPSAPGDAVSGEETAPTQHAAEVVHLRDLKPGTAGQDAKSRNRKEKKSRQGKEEGR